The Bacillaceae bacterium IKA-2 DNA window GTTTCTTGCTTCTTTTTCTTGCTCATATCATTTCCTCCACATCATCACGCAACGAGCGTGGTATTTCAAAATTAGTCTCAATCCAAGCAAAATAATAGGGTCCCTGATCTTCGTCGTTGTATTTCCATTTCAAAGGATGTTTCATTTCAAAACGTTTTTCGATCACAGGTGCGCGTTCTAAATCTTGAATAATTTTTTCTACTACATTCATCGCATCACGATAGCCTTGATTATCAAACTCGTCATCGTAAACACCTATAACTAAAAACACTTTCACTTGGTTAATTGAATTAATATCAGGTATTTCACCTTCGTCAAGATAGACAATAATACAAGGGTATAGTTCAGTTTCCGGGTTCCTAGATTGGGACTTAGCCTTTGTTGGTAAGTGTTGTTCAAAAACTAAAATTTCTTTTTGTAAGGTTTTGGAAGAATTTAACTTAAACCCTTTAACCACTTTCTCAATACGTTTTTTTAATGCATTTTGAAGTTCAAGTGGCGTCATATTTATGATCTCCCTTTATCAAGAATTCGCTTAACTTCATGCTCGAGACGGTTTTCAAAAGTTTCTTGTCCTTTTTGTTGTATTTCCTCTCTTATTATTTCACTTTCTAACATTTGAGGTACAGAAGGACCAAACAACCGCTGAATTGGTAAACGAGATTTCCCTGATCTTCTAAATATTTTTGGACCGTTAATATCAGCCATAAACCCACTACCTAAAGACTTTGTTCCACCTTTTTTTACAGCTGCTTTAATCGGTGATTTTCGTCTAGGGTTGATTGTTTTCGGCGATACTTTGAATCTATCGAGTGGAATAACGCCACCTTTTGATTGAACTGAAGCACCTAGACTTGCGCGTGAAGCTCTAAATGCCTTCAATGTCGGACTTACATCCCCTGCTTTGATATTGTATTGTTTTCGAATCTCTTTTCTTGCATTGCTATTCATATTTGAAACACCACGATTCAAAGCGTTTGCAATGGCATTCGGGGCTTTTTTGTGAAATTCGCCAAGAGTGTTCTGCACATCGTTAAGCATCTTCTCGTCACTTGTGATTAGTATTTTCATGCGCTCACCAATTCAACTTTGACAATAAATAAACCTTCGTCTTCTTGAACGTCAGTGATCTTCCAAAATTCACTGTCTACTTTCACGCGATTATCAGCCCGAGGGTAGAATGACAAATCACTTTTAACCACATGGAAAAGGAGCTCCTCTGTATGGAGCCCCTCTATATGGTTTTTTAATTGCCGTTCTTTTAAAAGATCATTATCTAAGACGATATTGACCTCTTCATCCTCAATAACGGCCTTTGTAGCAAATTCATCATTGTTTATGAACGTCGATAAGTCACTTTCAAAGAAGTCTCTGAGTCTAGGCATTACTCATCACCGTCATCAAACTGTGATAATACTGCCTCCGTCTTTTCTTCTTCCTTAATTCTCTCGATCAACTTTTCTAGACCGATGTTAGTGTTAAAAGTGACACCAGCTTCTTTAGCTGCCGCTTTTAAGTCTTCAATTTCAATGCCTTCGAATGACGTTCCATCCGCATTACCACCATCAGAGTTTTTATCTCCTTCAGGTTGTTTTTCGGTTTCAAAAGTTTGCATAAAAATAGCGTCTCCACTATCAACGAGACGCTTTGCTTCTTTTTCTAAAATCTTTTCAATCACTTCTTCAGGCATGTATATCTTACCATTGTGCTTAACTCTTACAGATACTTTAACACTCATTATCTATTAACCTCCCTTAGATTACTTTCGCAACAAACCAAGAATCAACTTCATGCGGAACTGGCAATGGCATACTGTGTATTTGGAGAAATCTAGCTGCTGGATCTTTTTGTATCCACGAGTCCGGAATACGTGATCCCTCATAGGTCATAAAGTTATTTGATTGGGCATCAGTTAA harbors:
- a CDS encoding phage tail protein yields the protein MKILITSDEKMLNDVQNTLGEFHKKAPNAIANALNRGVSNMNSNARKEIRKQYNIKAGDVSPTLKAFRASRASLGASVQSKGGVIPLDRFKVSPKTINPRRKSPIKAAVKKGGTKSLGSGFMADINGPKIFRRSGKSRLPIQRLFGPSVPQMLESEIIREEIQQKGQETFENRLEHEVKRILDKGRS